A region from the Desulfomarina profundi genome encodes:
- the rpe gene encoding ribulose-phosphate 3-epimerase: MNKTIQIAPSILSADFSRLGEEIRAVESGGADVIHIDVMDGRFVPNITIGPLVVEAARRVTDKVLDVHLMIIEPDRYLEQFASAGADWITVHVEVCNHLHRTVARIKELGKRAGVVLNPSTPLTTLDYILEDIDLVMFMSVNPGFGGQSFIPSTLRKITALRRRIDELGLSVGIEVDGGISEKTIGSVAEAGANIFVAGSAVYGSKDYGKTISQLKKKAGNGIVKYRSE; this comes from the coding sequence ATGAATAAAACCATACAAATAGCACCATCAATATTGTCTGCAGATTTCAGCCGTCTGGGTGAAGAGATCAGAGCTGTGGAAAGTGGCGGAGCAGATGTTATCCATATTGATGTAATGGATGGGCGTTTTGTACCGAATATTACTATTGGCCCTCTGGTTGTGGAGGCGGCAAGAAGAGTTACGGACAAGGTGCTTGATGTACATCTGATGATTATTGAACCGGACAGGTATCTTGAGCAGTTTGCTTCTGCCGGGGCAGATTGGATTACGGTACATGTGGAAGTCTGTAACCATCTGCACAGGACCGTGGCGAGAATAAAAGAACTAGGAAAAAGGGCCGGCGTTGTCCTTAATCCTTCAACTCCCTTGACAACCCTTGATTATATCCTGGAAGATATTGATCTGGTCATGTTCATGTCAGTAAACCCGGGGTTTGGCGGACAGTCATTTATCCCTTCTACCCTCAGGAAAATAACAGCTCTCCGTCGCCGGATTGATGAGCTGGGTTTGTCCGTCGGTATTGAGGTGGACGGTGGGATCAGTGAAAAAACAATAGGTTCGGTGGCTGAGGCAGGTGCCAATATTTTTGTTGCTGGATCCGCTGTTTATGGAAGCAAGGATTATGGTAAAACCATCAGTCAGCTGAAAAAGAAGGCCGGAAATGGGATAGTCAAATACCGGTCTGAATAG
- a CDS encoding glucose-6-phosphate isomerase — protein sequence MQKTIDLSSCSVFEKLQELAVKPYDLTEEKSLERNGRLERYACRSKLLQLFFAAQRVSDEVLDCLQQVADELKLVEQFRKMRRGAVLNRIEGYESENRQVLHTGCRDMFAESPVEPEITRLARLELEKLKIFLQELEGGQLCNSEGKPFDTLVQVGIGGSDLGPRSVVEALKQYCRPGRTVRFISNVDPDDCARVLAEISLDTTLVNIVSKSGTTLETLANDQLVRSVMEKAGVDPARHCIAVTGKGSPMDNPKRYLRSFYMFDSIGGRFSTTSMVGLVALGFALGIARVMEFLQGAAAVDYGAEEEDIFKNIPLMMALLGVWNRNFLGYNSLAVLPYSQALHRFSAHLQQCDMESNGKSVSRYGEPVTCRTGPLVWGEPGTNGQHAFYQLLHQGTEVVPIEFLGFAKSQSGLDRRIDGTTSQEKLLANLFAQMVAFATGCDSENPNRKFAGNRPSSLLFADRLTPETMGAILATYEAKIVFQGFIWNINSFDQEGVQLGKILASRFLRAMKGDELEHGSIEVKLLDLVNTRAL from the coding sequence TTGCAGAAAACGATCGATTTGTCGTCCTGCAGTGTTTTTGAAAAACTGCAGGAACTGGCCGTCAAACCCTACGACCTGACAGAAGAAAAGAGTCTTGAAAGGAATGGTAGATTAGAACGGTATGCCTGTCGTTCCAAATTGTTGCAGTTGTTTTTTGCTGCTCAGCGGGTCAGTGATGAAGTTCTTGATTGCCTGCAGCAGGTCGCTGATGAACTGAAGCTTGTTGAACAGTTCAGAAAGATGCGCCGGGGGGCTGTTCTCAACAGGATTGAGGGGTATGAATCTGAAAATCGACAGGTTCTTCATACAGGGTGCAGGGATATGTTTGCCGAGAGCCCCGTTGAACCTGAAATCACCCGATTGGCACGACTGGAACTGGAAAAGCTGAAGATTTTTCTGCAAGAGCTTGAAGGTGGCCAGCTCTGCAATAGTGAAGGAAAGCCTTTTGATACCTTGGTACAGGTTGGCATAGGCGGCTCCGACCTCGGTCCAAGGTCTGTTGTTGAAGCCTTGAAACAATACTGCCGGCCGGGAAGAACCGTCCGGTTTATTTCCAATGTGGATCCTGATGACTGTGCCCGGGTGCTTGCGGAAATCTCTCTTGACACTACTCTTGTCAATATTGTTTCCAAAAGTGGCACCACCCTTGAAACCCTTGCTAATGATCAGCTTGTTCGTTCGGTGATGGAAAAAGCCGGCGTTGATCCTGCACGACACTGTATTGCCGTGACGGGTAAGGGAAGCCCGATGGACAACCCGAAACGATATCTGCGTTCCTTTTATATGTTTGATTCCATTGGCGGCCGGTTCAGTACGACTTCAATGGTAGGTCTGGTTGCCCTTGGATTTGCCCTTGGAATTGCCAGGGTTATGGAGTTTTTACAAGGGGCCGCAGCTGTTGATTACGGAGCGGAAGAGGAAGATATTTTTAAAAATATTCCCTTGATGATGGCCCTTCTTGGCGTCTGGAACAGGAATTTTCTCGGCTATAATTCCCTTGCTGTTCTTCCGTACAGTCAGGCACTGCATCGTTTTTCGGCACATCTTCAGCAGTGTGATATGGAAAGTAACGGGAAATCAGTTTCCAGGTATGGAGAGCCGGTTACCTGCCGGACCGGGCCTCTTGTATGGGGGGAGCCGGGTACCAATGGTCAACATGCTTTTTATCAGCTGCTTCACCAGGGGACTGAGGTGGTGCCCATTGAATTTTTAGGTTTTGCGAAATCACAATCCGGTCTGGATCGAAGGATTGATGGAACTACTTCCCAGGAAAAACTCTTGGCCAATCTGTTTGCCCAGATGGTTGCCTTTGCAACAGGTTGTGATTCTGAAAATCCAAACAGGAAATTTGCCGGAAATCGCCCCTCTTCTCTTCTTTTTGCGGATCGATTGACTCCGGAAACCATGGGTGCGATTCTTGCGACCTATGAAGCGAAAATTGTTTTCCAGGGCTTTATCTGGAATATTAACTCGTTTGATCAGGAGGGAGTACAACTGGGAAAAATTCTTGCATCACGCTTTTTGAGGGCCATGAAAGGTGACGAGTTGGAACATGGAAGTATTGAAGTTAAATTACTTGACCTGGTAAATACAAGGGCGTTGTAA
- the dsrA gene encoding dissimilatory-type sulfite reductase subunit alpha, which produces MAKHETPLLDQLETGPWPSFVTDIKRQAETKPECWDILGILELSYEDRITHWKHGGIVGVFGYGGGIVGRYADVPEQFPGVEHFHTVRVAQPASKYYSTANLRQLMDLWEKHGSGMTNFHGSTGDIILLGTRTENLEPLFWDLTHDMGQDLGGSGSNLRTPANCVGQSRCEWACYDTEECCHHLTMHYQDEIHRPAFPYKFKFKFSGCPNDCVAAIARSDVAVIGTWRDDIQIDQAAVKEYVAGNYPANGGAHSDKDWGPFDIQKEVIDLCPTECMWMEGDELKIDNSECTRCMHCINVMPRALRPGLDKGASICVGAKAPILDGAQFSTLIIPFMKISKDNEFEELIDFIETIWDWWMEVGKNRERVGETMQRVGLPTFLSVMGVEPIPQHVKEPRSNPYVFWKEEEVEGGFERDIIEFRKRHAA; this is translated from the coding sequence ATGGCAAAACATGAGACGCCCTTGTTGGACCAATTGGAGACTGGCCCGTGGCCAAGCTTCGTGACCGACATAAAGCGCCAGGCGGAGACCAAGCCGGAGTGTTGGGATATCTTAGGTATCCTGGAACTGTCCTATGAGGACAGAATCACTCACTGGAAGCATGGTGGTATCGTAGGTGTTTTCGGATATGGTGGTGGTATCGTCGGACGTTACGCGGACGTTCCTGAGCAGTTCCCCGGTGTTGAACATTTTCATACCGTCCGTGTTGCCCAGCCGGCATCTAAATATTATTCAACCGCTAATCTGCGTCAGTTGATGGACCTGTGGGAGAAGCACGGATCCGGTATGACCAACTTTCACGGATCAACTGGTGATATCATCCTGCTCGGAACCAGAACTGAAAATCTTGAGCCCCTTTTCTGGGATTTGACTCATGATATGGGACAGGATCTTGGTGGTTCCGGTTCCAACCTGCGTACTCCGGCAAACTGTGTTGGTCAGTCCAGGTGTGAGTGGGCCTGTTATGATACTGAGGAATGCTGTCATCACCTGACCATGCATTACCAGGATGAGATTCATCGTCCTGCATTCCCGTACAAATTTAAATTCAAGTTCTCTGGTTGCCCGAATGACTGTGTTGCTGCAATAGCCCGTTCAGATGTGGCGGTTATCGGTACCTGGCGCGATGATATTCAGATCGACCAGGCTGCCGTGAAAGAGTATGTTGCCGGAAATTACCCGGCAAACGGCGGCGCTCACAGTGATAAAGACTGGGGTCCTTTTGATATTCAGAAAGAAGTCATAGATCTCTGTCCCACTGAATGTATGTGGATGGAAGGTGATGAACTGAAAATTGATAACAGTGAATGTACCCGCTGCATGCATTGTATCAATGTAATGCCCCGTGCTCTTCGTCCGGGACTGGACAAAGGCGCAAGTATCTGTGTTGGTGCCAAGGCTCCTATCCTTGACGGTGCACAGTTCTCAACCCTCATTATTCCTTTTATGAAAATATCCAAGGACAATGAGTTTGAAGAACTGATCGATTTTATCGAAACCATTTGGGACTGGTGGATGGAAGTTGGTAAAAACCGCGAACGTGTTGGTGAGACCATGCAGCGTGTCGGCCTACCGACCTTCCTTTCAGTTATGGGTGTAGAGCCGATCCCGCAGCATGTGAAAGAACCTCGTTCAAATCCATACGTATTCTGGAAAGAGGAAGAGGTTGAGGGTGGTTTTGAACGCGATATCATTGAGTTCCGTAAGCGTCACGCAGCCTGA
- the dsrB gene encoding dissimilatory-type sulfite reductase subunit beta codes for MGYNPDKPMDGRISDLGPPHYEQFFPPVIKANKGKWLYHEIIQPGVLMHKSETGDEVYSIRVGSPRLVSIEYIREVCDIADKHCDGFLRFTTRNNIEFMVDSKDKVQPLLDTLASYGNSYPVGGTGAGVTNIVHTQGWVHCHTPATDASGVVKAVMDELFDYFTSHKLPAQVRIALACCLNMCGAVHASDIAILGVHRKPPMIDNERITGVCELPLAIASCPLGAVKPAKAEVNGKEIKSVKVNVDRCMFCGNCYTMCPAMPLADPEGDGIAILVGGKVSNSRTAPKFSKLVIPFLPNNTPRWPEVVEAIKKILEAYASDAKKYERVGEWAERIGWEKFFEKCDIPFTEKSIDDYRLAYDTWRTTTQFKYTSHIK; via the coding sequence ATGGGTTATAATCCAGACAAACCAATGGATGGCAGGATCTCAGATCTTGGTCCCCCGCACTATGAGCAGTTTTTCCCGCCGGTAATCAAGGCGAACAAGGGTAAATGGCTTTATCATGAAATTATCCAGCCTGGCGTCTTGATGCATAAATCGGAAACAGGAGACGAGGTATATTCCATTCGTGTCGGATCCCCCCGTCTGGTTTCCATCGAATATATTCGTGAAGTCTGTGATATCGCGGACAAACATTGTGACGGTTTCTTGCGTTTCACCACCAGGAACAATATTGAGTTCATGGTTGATTCCAAGGATAAGGTTCAGCCGCTGCTCGACACCCTTGCCAGCTACGGCAACAGTTATCCAGTTGGTGGAACCGGTGCTGGTGTAACTAATATTGTTCATACCCAGGGCTGGGTACATTGCCATACTCCTGCAACTGATGCTTCAGGTGTGGTTAAGGCGGTAATGGATGAACTGTTTGACTATTTTACATCCCACAAGCTTCCTGCTCAGGTACGTATCGCTCTGGCATGTTGTCTGAATATGTGTGGAGCTGTTCACGCCTCTGATATCGCTATCCTCGGTGTTCATCGCAAGCCACCGATGATTGATAATGAGCGTATTACAGGTGTCTGTGAATTGCCACTCGCCATAGCTTCCTGTCCTCTTGGCGCTGTAAAGCCAGCCAAAGCAGAGGTTAACGGCAAGGAAATCAAGAGCGTTAAGGTTAACGTTGACCGATGTATGTTCTGTGGTAACTGTTACACCATGTGTCCGGCAATGCCTCTGGCGGATCCTGAAGGTGACGGTATTGCGATTCTTGTTGGTGGAAAGGTATCCAACTCAAGGACAGCGCCTAAATTCTCTAAACTGGTTATACCTTTTCTGCCGAACAACACCCCGAGATGGCCTGAAGTTGTGGAGGCGATCAAGAAGATCCTTGAAGCTTATGCGTCTGATGCCAAGAAGTATGAGCGTGTCGGTGAATGGGCCGAGAGAATCGGGTGGGAGAAATTCTTCGAGAAATGTGATATTCCATTTACTGAGAAGAGCATCGATGACTATCGTCTCGCATATGATACCTGGCGTACTACTACGCAGTTCAAGTACACCAGCCATATCAAATAG
- a CDS encoding dissimilatory sulfite reductase D family protein, with translation MALSKEELKNAIEEKATKSPKPQLYIKDFYKCDPDSKPRVIKNVANEMVREGRLMFWSSGSTTMYGIPSRIQDEEE, from the coding sequence ATGGCCTTGAGTAAAGAAGAATTGAAGAATGCCATTGAGGAGAAAGCTACGAAATCTCCGAAACCGCAACTGTACATCAAGGATTTCTACAAATGTGATCCTGATTCGAAGCCACGTGTTATCAAAAATGTGGCAAACGAGATGGTCAGGGAAGGGCGACTGATGTTCTGGTCTTCCGGATCAACTACGATGTATGGTATTCCAAGTCGTATTCAGGATGAGGAGGAATAG
- a CDS encoding IS110 family RNA-guided transposase — protein MNSITIGMDLGDKTNFVCIVGDRGTILLSKSIDNNVESIRKFFRKYKRTTVAIEAGTHSPWMSRLLSSMGCNVLVGNPRKLRAIWESDCKTDQRDAEMLARIARFDPNLLYPIQHKGEQVQADLALLHSRDLLVRTRSSQINHVRGIVKSFGERLPSCSTECFHKKAISHIPQQLQLGLGPVLILIAQLNEQIKALDKEIESISSERYPETELLRRVKGVGPLTALAFVLTVEDPGRFGKSRQIGPYLGLTPRRDQSGETDKQLRITKAGSPFLRKLLINSAQYILGPFGEDCNLQRFGLRLASRGGKNARRKAVVAVGRKLAILLHRLWKYGEIYDPVYKRNVLSRRKAA, from the coding sequence ATGAACAGTATAACAATTGGAATGGATTTAGGCGATAAAACAAATTTTGTTTGTATTGTGGGTGACAGAGGTACCATCCTGCTGAGTAAATCTATAGACAACAATGTAGAATCCATAAGAAAATTTTTTAGGAAATATAAAAGAACTACGGTCGCTATTGAAGCGGGAACTCATTCCCCATGGATGAGTAGACTCCTGAGCTCCATGGGCTGTAATGTTTTAGTGGGGAACCCAAGAAAACTACGTGCAATATGGGAGAGTGATTGTAAGACAGATCAGCGAGATGCTGAAATGCTTGCAAGGATAGCACGATTCGATCCCAATTTGCTTTATCCGATACAACATAAAGGTGAACAGGTACAAGCGGATCTTGCACTATTGCACTCAAGAGATTTATTGGTGAGAACCCGCTCTAGTCAGATTAATCATGTTCGTGGCATTGTAAAATCCTTTGGTGAGCGGTTACCAAGTTGTAGCACAGAATGTTTTCATAAAAAGGCTATATCCCATATTCCTCAACAGTTGCAGCTTGGCCTTGGACCTGTACTGATACTCATTGCACAGCTTAACGAACAAATTAAAGCTTTGGATAAAGAAATCGAGAGTATCAGCAGCGAGCGGTATCCTGAGACAGAGTTGCTCAGGCGAGTGAAAGGAGTCGGTCCATTAACAGCTCTGGCATTTGTATTGACGGTTGAAGATCCTGGTAGATTTGGAAAAAGCAGACAGATTGGCCCATATCTCGGGCTGACACCTCGTCGCGATCAATCTGGAGAGACAGATAAACAGCTTCGAATAACCAAAGCTGGCAGTCCGTTTTTACGAAAGCTATTGATAAATTCGGCGCAATATATTCTTGGCCCATTTGGAGAGGACTGTAACCTGCAACGTTTTGGTTTACGTCTGGCATCTAGAGGCGGGAAAAATGCAAGACGTAAAGCTGTAGTGGCAGTGGGAAGGAAATTAGCAATACTCCTACATCGTCTGTGGAAATATGGAGAAATATATGACCCGGTTTACAAACGTAACGTTTTATCAAGAAGAAAGGCAGCATGA
- a CDS encoding biotin--[acetyl-CoA-carboxylase] ligase produces the protein MKTHFYALTDSTNRIAKIKAEGGAGHGTAVVAEKQTHGRGRLGKEWTSIPGKGLYCSIITCPDVLPGQYAQLTLVAGVAVAEVLEKVLGRRCQLKWPNDIFFGGKKCGGILTESMEVKNGTLKGDRAAIVGIGVNVNSELKDFPENLRDTATSLFLENGKKHSIKDLFELVRKQLLQKIEAFEHGGFHKILENWRSRDFLLGKSIECVGYDGAVIRGIALGPDEDGRMHLRGRDGRDFEVLSGDLRLAGTVSKEA, from the coding sequence ATGAAAACACATTTTTATGCATTAACTGATTCAACTAACAGAATTGCAAAGATTAAAGCAGAAGGGGGGGCTGGGCATGGGACTGCAGTTGTGGCGGAAAAACAGACCCATGGTAGAGGGAGACTTGGAAAAGAATGGACTTCCATACCTGGAAAAGGGTTATATTGTTCAATTATTACCTGCCCGGATGTGTTACCTGGGCAGTATGCACAGTTGACACTCGTGGCTGGTGTAGCTGTTGCTGAGGTTCTTGAAAAGGTACTGGGCAGAAGATGTCAGCTGAAGTGGCCCAATGACATTTTTTTTGGTGGGAAAAAATGCGGTGGTATTCTCACAGAGTCTATGGAAGTGAAGAATGGAACCTTGAAAGGAGACAGGGCAGCCATAGTTGGTATCGGTGTGAATGTTAATTCGGAACTCAAAGATTTTCCGGAAAATTTAAGGGATACAGCGACATCGTTATTTTTAGAAAATGGGAAAAAACACTCAATCAAGGATCTTTTTGAGCTGGTGAGGAAGCAGTTGTTGCAGAAGATTGAGGCTTTTGAACATGGTGGATTTCATAAAATTCTGGAAAATTGGCGTTCACGTGACTTCCTGCTGGGAAAATCTATTGAATGTGTTGGATATGACGGTGCAGTTATCAGGGGGATTGCATTGGGGCCTGACGAAGACGGAAGAATGCATTTACGGGGACGGGATGGCAGGGACTTCGAAGTTCTCTCAGGTGATTTGCGTCTGGCGGGAACTGTTTCAAAAGAAGCCTGA
- the ahcY gene encoding adenosylhomocysteinase → MSTSTNDFKVADISLAEWGRKEIKIAETEMPGLMALRKEYRDKAPLRGARIAGCLHMTIQTAVLMETLVELGAEIRWSSCNIFSTQDHAAAAMAAAGIPTFAWKGESEEEFWWCIDQTIFGPEDWRPNMVLDDGGDLTLVLHEKYHEELKNIQGISEETTTGVHRLSEMATEGTLKCPAINVNDSVTKSKFDNLYGCRESLIDGIKRGTDVMIAGKNAVVVGYGDVGKGCAQALRGMGATVYITEIDPICALQAAMEGYQVVTMDDIASIGNIFVTCTGNLNVITRAHMEQMPNEAIVCNIGHFDSEIDIAGLKDLEWDNIKPQVDHVIFPDGKRIIILAEGRLVNLGCATGHPSFVMSNSFTNQVLAQIELWNNHSKYENKVYFLPKELDEMVARLHLNNIGAKLTKLTEEQAKYIGVPVTGPFKPDYYRY, encoded by the coding sequence ATGAGTACATCCACAAATGACTTTAAGGTTGCCGACATTTCCCTTGCAGAATGGGGACGGAAGGAAATCAAAATCGCAGAAACAGAAATGCCTGGCCTTATGGCCCTGCGAAAGGAATACAGAGACAAGGCTCCACTTCGAGGTGCCCGTATTGCCGGTTGCCTGCATATGACCATCCAGACAGCAGTCCTGATGGAGACCTTAGTTGAACTTGGAGCTGAAATACGTTGGTCAAGCTGTAATATATTCTCCACCCAGGACCACGCCGCTGCCGCCATGGCTGCAGCCGGAATTCCCACTTTTGCTTGGAAAGGTGAAAGCGAGGAGGAATTCTGGTGGTGTATTGACCAGACCATCTTCGGACCTGAAGACTGGCGGCCGAATATGGTTCTCGATGACGGCGGCGATCTGACACTGGTTCTCCATGAGAAATACCATGAGGAACTCAAAAACATCCAGGGAATCAGTGAAGAAACAACCACAGGAGTGCACCGTCTCTCGGAAATGGCTACGGAAGGCACCCTGAAATGCCCGGCTATCAACGTCAACGATTCTGTAACAAAATCAAAATTTGACAACCTTTATGGCTGCAGAGAGTCTCTTATTGATGGTATCAAACGTGGTACGGACGTCATGATTGCCGGTAAAAATGCGGTTGTTGTCGGATACGGTGATGTTGGCAAAGGTTGCGCACAGGCCTTGCGTGGCATGGGTGCGACCGTCTACATTACCGAAATTGATCCCATCTGTGCTCTTCAGGCTGCCATGGAGGGATATCAGGTTGTCACCATGGATGATATTGCCTCCATCGGTAACATCTTTGTTACCTGTACTGGAAACCTGAATGTAATAACCAGGGCCCATATGGAACAAATGCCAAATGAGGCCATTGTCTGCAATATTGGTCACTTCGATTCAGAAATCGACATCGCAGGCTTAAAAGATCTTGAATGGGATAACATTAAACCCCAGGTTGATCATGTTATCTTTCCTGACGGTAAGAGAATTATTATTCTCGCAGAAGGCCGGCTGGTTAACCTTGGCTGTGCCACAGGACACCCCAGTTTTGTTATGAGTAATTCTTTTACGAATCAAGTCCTGGCACAAATTGAACTCTGGAACAACCACTCCAAATATGAAAACAAGGTCTACTTTCTCCCAAAGGAACTGGACGAGATGGTCGCCAGACTTCATCTTAACAATATTGGAGCAAAACTCACCAAGCTTACTGAAGAACAGGCTAAATATATCGGGGTTCCGGTTACCGGCCCTTTCAAACCTGATTATTACCGATATTAA
- the metK gene encoding methionine adenosyltransferase has protein sequence MSDYLFTSESVSEGHPDKVADQISDAILDAILIQDPAARVACETLVTTGMAVIAGEITTSAWVDMPDVVRNTIKEIGYNSSEMGFDSQSCAIITSIDKQSPDIAQGVDVGKGLDLDQGAGDQGLMFGYACNETKVLMPMPITFAHTLTRRQAEVRKKNILPWLRPDAKSQVTIQYENDIPVRIDAVVLSTQHNAEVSYDDLKEGVMEEIIKPALPAEMIDKNTQFFINPTGRFVIGGPVGDCGVTGRKIIVDTYGGKGSHGGGAFSGKDPSKVDRSSSYYGRYVAKNLVAAGLADELEVQIAYAIGISKPVSINVNSFGTGKISDTRMKQLITEFFDLRPKAIVQQLDLLRPIYRETAAYGHFGRELDNFTWEKTDKAEQLRKAANLS, from the coding sequence ATGTCAGATTATTTATTTACATCCGAATCGGTTTCAGAAGGGCATCCAGACAAAGTTGCCGATCAGATTTCAGATGCCATTCTTGATGCCATCCTCATCCAGGATCCTGCTGCCAGGGTTGCCTGTGAAACTCTGGTTACGACCGGCATGGCAGTAATCGCCGGCGAAATTACAACTTCTGCCTGGGTAGATATGCCGGATGTAGTCAGAAACACCATTAAAGAAATCGGATACAATTCTTCTGAAATGGGATTTGATTCACAGTCTTGTGCAATCATAACTTCAATAGACAAACAATCCCCCGACATAGCCCAGGGTGTCGATGTAGGAAAAGGACTGGATCTTGACCAGGGTGCAGGGGACCAGGGCTTGATGTTTGGCTATGCCTGCAACGAAACAAAAGTGCTCATGCCCATGCCCATAACATTTGCCCACACTTTGACCAGGCGTCAAGCCGAAGTTCGCAAGAAAAACATATTGCCATGGCTTCGTCCTGATGCCAAAAGCCAGGTCACCATACAATATGAAAATGATATACCAGTGCGGATAGATGCAGTTGTACTCTCTACCCAGCATAATGCTGAGGTCAGTTATGACGATCTTAAGGAAGGGGTTATGGAAGAGATCATCAAACCCGCCCTTCCTGCTGAAATGATTGATAAGAATACCCAATTTTTTATCAACCCGACAGGTCGATTTGTTATTGGAGGACCAGTTGGGGACTGCGGAGTTACAGGACGGAAAATTATTGTTGACACATATGGAGGCAAGGGCTCCCACGGAGGAGGTGCCTTTTCAGGCAAAGATCCTTCCAAAGTAGATCGATCCAGTTCCTACTACGGAAGATATGTGGCTAAAAATCTCGTTGCTGCAGGCCTTGCCGATGAACTTGAAGTGCAGATTGCCTATGCAATTGGTATCTCAAAACCCGTTTCCATCAATGTAAACAGTTTTGGTACCGGCAAAATTTCTGATACCAGAATGAAACAACTTATCACTGAATTCTTTGACCTGCGTCCAAAGGCCATCGTCCAGCAGCTTGATCTCCTGCGACCGATTTACCGCGAAACAGCGGCCTACGGCCATTTTGGCAGAGAACTTGATAATTTCACCTGGGAAAAGACGGATAAGGCTGAGCAACTCCGTAAAGCCGCAAATCTTTCCTGA
- a CDS encoding KpsF/GutQ family sugar-phosphate isomerase, with protein sequence MSIEAAKEVLIVEEQGLAAVRKRIGQEFVKAVETVQLCNGRLVITGIGKSGLVGQKISATLNSTGTPSFFLHPVEAMHGDLGMVMAADVVLAISYSGETVELNGLLTSLKKRGNRIIAMTGGAHSTLARAADIVLDISVPKEACPLGLAPTASTTATLAMGDALAVVLLNRKKFQAEDFRLNHPGGSLGERLKVKVSEVMLVGEDIPVISPEERGGRAIRELNEKNKGAVVVVDDARSVLGIVTDGDVRRAVMDNVELERTTAADLMTVAPVCIEGSRMAADALSIMQEYEITALPIVDEKGRLEGMLHLHDLLGKGEFRFLV encoded by the coding sequence ATGTCGATAGAGGCAGCAAAGGAAGTATTAATTGTAGAAGAACAGGGGCTTGCAGCAGTTCGCAAGAGAATAGGCCAAGAATTTGTCAAGGCTGTTGAAACTGTTCAATTGTGCAACGGAAGACTGGTTATTACCGGGATTGGTAAATCGGGTCTGGTAGGACAGAAAATTTCTGCTACGTTAAACAGTACGGGAACGCCTTCGTTTTTTCTTCATCCGGTTGAAGCTATGCATGGGGATCTTGGAATGGTTATGGCGGCTGATGTCGTTCTGGCTATTTCATATTCCGGTGAGACTGTTGAGCTGAACGGGTTGTTGACCAGCCTGAAAAAGAGGGGAAACAGGATTATTGCCATGACCGGTGGGGCTCACTCGACATTGGCAAGGGCTGCGGATATAGTTCTAGATATCAGTGTCCCCAAAGAGGCGTGTCCACTGGGACTTGCACCTACTGCAAGTACCACGGCAACCTTGGCTATGGGAGATGCGCTGGCAGTCGTTTTGCTGAATAGGAAAAAATTCCAGGCGGAGGATTTTCGCTTAAATCACCCGGGGGGGAGTCTGGGAGAAAGACTGAAGGTAAAAGTATCTGAAGTAATGCTGGTTGGGGAGGATATTCCTGTCATTTCACCGGAAGAAAGGGGTGGAAGGGCAATCAGGGAATTGAATGAAAAAAACAAGGGCGCAGTAGTGGTTGTTGACGATGCCCGGTCTGTTCTGGGAATTGTCACCGATGGCGATGTTCGGCGGGCTGTCATGGATAATGTGGAACTGGAAAGAACAACTGCTGCAGACCTGATGACAGTTGCGCCTGTATGTATTGAAGGCTCAAGAATGGCCGCAGATGCCCTGAGTATTATGCAGGAGTATGAGATAACGGCATTGCCGATTGTGGATGAAAAAGGCCGGCTGGAGGGCATGCTGCACCTCCATGATCTTCTGGGAAAAGGGGAGTTCCGTTTCCTGGTTTAG